The genome window CATGTTCGAAGAGCCATATGCGCACTGTCTTCCTGCGGGCGTGCCGACCAACTTTGGAATTCAAATGGGTTTCCAGGCGGTCCAGGACAAAAACACGATCGTCTTCGCCTGGGACACCGCCGGCGCCACCCGCGTCATCTATACAGACAATCGCCAGCACATTCCCGCCAGCATCAAACTCTATCAAGGGGACTCGGTCGGGCACTGGGAACGCGACACCCTGGTGGTCTATACGACCAGCCAGGCTGCGGGCTGGTGGGACGCCAGCGGCGCCATCCACAGCGATCAGACGCACGTCGTCGAGAAATTCACGCCGAAAGACTCCAATACCATCGCCTATGAAGCCGTGGTTGAGGATCCGGTGGCATTGACCCGCCCCATGACGGTTACGGATACATTCCGCCGCAATCTCAACGTGCCCGCCGGATTCAAGAGCCGGCCGACCGGGTACGAACAGACTGAGACGGCCTGCGTCGAAGGTGAACAGGATACGATCCTCTACACGGAAACCGGTGGCGGCCTCGCGAAAGACGGCACGCCCGGCCAGGGCGCCCCTCCGGGCGCATTGAGTGCCGGCCGCGGTGGTGGCGGCGGGCGCGGTAGTGCCGGCGGACCTGGTGGCGCCCGCGGTGGTGGCCGTGGCGGTCCCCCTCCTCAACAATAAAGGGGAAGGAACACAAGAAGCACAAAAGGCACAAGAGAGATCACACCCTCTTGTGCCTTTTGTGCTTCTTGTGTTCCTTCCCGCTTTCTTACTTCGCAGCCGGCCGCCCGAAGCGCGATGCATCGATGGCGACGTTTGTCTTCACTTCTTTGATCTGCGCGCTATAACGTCCATCGAGCCATGAGAATTGATACGCGAACGGAAACTTGATCCCGTTCACATCGCGATAATCGGTGTAATCGATCTGCGTCGGAATGCGGCCCACGGGCGAGGGCCCGTACCGGACCATTCGTCGAAGCAGGCCGGTGTCCGGGTCGAAGTATAGAGTCGCGAGCAGATTCCGCGGTCCGCTGCCCTGCACAATCAGGTAGTCCTTATTATTGATGGCTCTTCGCAGCCCGGTGCGCCAGTTCGCGAGAGACTGCTTGATCTGTCCCGGAAACGCCATTTGCGCTTCCAGTCTCTCGCCGTCCAACTCTTCGCCGACCAACTGATAGTCCGCCAGCAAGCCGCGCGGCGTCTTGATCCAGCCGGTGGTGCCGTTGAAAGTCCAGACGCTTTCGCCGCGTTCCGGATGATCTTTGAACGAAATCGTGGTGGCGCGCTGGTTCGGCGCCTTCGCATAGATGGTGAAGTCGCCCTCGCCCCCGAAACCGCCGTAGCCGTTGCTGGTGCCGGTCGCCACAAAACTGGTAAGCGTAGCCAGACGCTGAGCCCCGCCGACAGCCTGAATATATTTGTCCAGGATCTGATCCGCGGTCGGACCACCTACCGATGGAAGCACGACGTCGTCGTCTTCCATTGGAGGAGCGGAGTACAGGTTATCCAATGCGATCGTCGTCTTCGGCGTTTCCTGGTTTCGATGGCAGGTGAAGCACGTTACCCGTTGAACGCCGGCAAAGTGTTCCTTATTTATCGACGCGACCATTTCCACCATCCGCCGCGCGGTTCTCTTCTGCGGCAGCGTGTCGATTACGAAGTCGGCTTTGTCGGAGCCCGCGCCGGGATGACAATCGGCGCAGTCATAGCCGAGACCGGCGGCCATCACGCCCATGGCGGCGATGAAGTCATCGACGGGCAGTTCTTTCAGCGTACTGGTCGTCACGTTCTTAAACACTTCTCCGGCCTTCCGCGTTCCTGCGGGCGCTTGAGGCGCGGCCTTATATACGATTCCAAAACCACTGCAAAGCGACACGGCTATGGCGGCTGTCGCAGCCAGCCGCAACCAGAGTTTCATTTGTCTCCTCCGTAAGATCCGAACAAACCCGAATGGGTACGGAAGATTATACAGAAGCGAAGCTGGAGGGAAAGAGGTGAGGGGCAACTCCCTCCTGTAGCAGCTGTAGCAGGAGGGGAGTTGCTATTCCCGAAATTTCAACTGAGGACTACCGGACCGTGCCTCAATTCTCATTCGATGGCCGTACGACCGCTTTTGGAGCCAGAATCCAATCCGCCTCCTTAAAGATCGCTTCGAGCCGCACCTTGTCGTTCTTATTTGGCAGGACCTGCTCCACATGCGTCTCGTAGTCGTCCTTGGGGAGGATCTCGCCGGTAATGCCATAGGTTTTACCGGCATACTCTCCGATGGACCGGTTGAATTTCGCATCCGGCAAGCGGAGCTTTGGTTGATTTTCCGGTATCCACTTATTCAGCCCCTCGATCAGGCCGGTGACTTCCCTTCGATAATGCTGACGTGCCAGATCGTTGAGCTGATCGCGATCGGGCACCGCGTCTGTCTTCCCTTCATCGTAGCGGCCTTTGAGACCCCAGACATAGAACCAGGACGCCGAGGACGACGCGTCCACCCCAAACAAATCGAGCGCCACAGAGAACCATTTATTGACGTGTTTCTGAATCAGATCGATTGGAACCTTCCCCGCCTGGAGGATTCGGGTCAATCCCGAGTGTCCCGTCAACAGATGAAAAGCCTCCTCTTGCAGCATCGGCGTCATGCTGGCCGCAAGCGGCTTGAAACCGGAATGACGCAGCATCGTCAGCTGATACTTTCCGTCGCGATCCACCAGTTCCGTGTAACAGTAGAAGTCGAGCCAATCCTGCACATCCTGGTTAAAAGCCCCCAGCAGGCGGGTGTTATCGAAAGCGCGCCGTTCCAGAAGTTTTTGCGCTTCGAGCTTCCCGGACGAACCGAAATACTTCACGAGCAGATAGCTCATCTGGGTGCCGTGCCGCATTTCTTCGCGCATGATTTTGACGGCGGCCTGGAGATCGTAGTCGCTTGGCGCGTTGTTCAAGAGTCTGCGCTGCTGCTCTACGGACGCGAACTCCGTATCGCCCTGATATGTGATGAGGTGGAGCAAGGAGTCGCGTACGCGCTGGTCCGGAATCTGAAGCACCGTCTCCCATTTGGGACGTCCGGCATAATCGCCGAACTCGATGACATCGCTCGGCACGGAGCCGAACTTGACCTCGAACTTATAGTCGTCAAATGTCGCGGTATCGAGCCCGATGTCGCGCTGCCATTGCCGGAAATAATCGCTCCAGTCGTCGAACGTACTTATCTTTCCCATAATTACTTCCCTTCGAACTTCGCCACGCGCTTGTCCTTATAAGCGCGTAGTCCCTCGGCGGCGTCTGTACTGGAAAACGCCTGTGCCAGCAGCTCGCGTTCGAACGCGAGGCCTTCCCACTGGCTGCCTTGCAGCCCGGTCTGGATCGCGCGTTTGATGAGCCCGACCGCCTTACTCGGCTTGTTCGGCGCCACAAACTGTCTGGCATAGTCGAGGACCTGATCGAAGAAGTCTTCTCCTTCGAAAATTTCGTTGATCAATCCAAATTCAAGCGCTTCTTCAAAAGCGATCATCCGGCCGGTGGCGGCAAGATCGATGGCGCGAGCCTTTCCGACAAGCCGGGGCAGCCGCTGAGTCCCGCCCATTCCGGGAATCACCCCGAGGTTCACTTCGGCAAGCCCGGTGCGCCCGGCATTCTTCTTGGCGATCCGGATGTCGCACGCCATCGCGATTTCGAGGCCGCCGCCGACACAATGACCGTTGATGGCGGCGATCACCAGTTTGGGTGTGTTCTCCAGACGCGAAAGCGTCTCGTGGCCATAAAGCGCAAAGTGATTCCGGAATTCATTCGTTTCCTGAGCCAGCATGTTGATATCGGCGCCCGCGCTGAAGAATTTTTCGCCGGCGCCGCGCAAAACCATCACGTGTGCACTGGAATCGAAGCGCGCCTTGATGATCGCCTCGTCGAGTTGTTTCAAACTCTCCAGCGTGTAGGCATTCGCCGGAGGATTGCTCAGTTCCAGGATTGCGACGCCGTTTTCAACTCTGTATTCAATTAACGCCATCATTCCCCCCGTGCGACAACAACGGACTTAGTCTCCATGTAGTAGTCGAGCGCTTCCTCACCGTGCTCCTTGCCGAGGCCGCTCTGCTTGACGCCTCCAAACGGAAGCTCGTCAAAAATGATTTGCGGCGAATTGATCCAGGTGTAACCGGCATCCAGGCGGTCGGCTGCCAGAGTCGCTTTGTCGAGATCGCGCGTCCAGATGGAAGAGCCGAGGCCGTAGATCGAACTGTTGGCCTTCTCGATGGCTTCGTCGAAGTTTTTGACACGCATGATCGGGAGTGCCGGCCCAAAAACTTCTTCCTGGACGACTCTCGAACTCTCTTCCACGTCCGCCAGCAAAGTCGGCAGATAGAAATTCCCTTTCGCAAACGCCTCACCTTGCGGCCGCTTCCCGCCGGCAAGAATGCGCGCCCCGCGCTGGACGGCATCCTTAACCTGTTCTTCGACTTCGTCCCGCTGCGCCGCCGTGTGCAGAGGCCCGACGATGACGCCCTGTTCCAGGCCATTTCCAACACGAAGCTTGTCCATCTTTCCAACCAGCTTCGACACAAACTCGTCGTAGATTTTGTCGAACAGATACAGCCGCTTGATCGCCAGGCACGCCTGGCCGCAATTGAAGAAGCGGCCGACCGAGGCAGCGCTGACAGCTTCATCGATATTGGCGTCGTCGCACACGATCATCGGATCGCTGCCGCCAAGCTCGAGCGTGACGCGCTTCACGGTTTGTGCGGCGACTTCCATGACGTGCCGGCCGGTCGATGTGGC of Terriglobia bacterium contains these proteins:
- a CDS encoding photosynthetic reaction center cytochrome c subunit family protein; protein product: MKLWLRLAATAAIAVSLCSGFGIVYKAAPQAPAGTRKAGEVFKNVTTSTLKELPVDDFIAAMGVMAAGLGYDCADCHPGAGSDKADFVIDTLPQKRTARRMVEMVASINKEHFAGVQRVTCFTCHRNQETPKTTIALDNLYSAPPMEDDDVVLPSVGGPTADQILDKYIQAVGGAQRLATLTSFVATGTSNGYGGFGGEGDFTIYAKAPNQRATTISFKDHPERGESVWTFNGTTGWIKTPRGLLADYQLVGEELDGERLEAQMAFPGQIKQSLANWRTGLRRAINNKDYLIVQGSGPRNLLATLYFDPDTGLLRRMVRYGPSPVGRIPTQIDYTDYRDVNGIKFPFAYQFSWLDGRYSAQIKEVKTNVAIDASRFGRPAAK
- a CDS encoding enoyl-CoA hydratase-related protein gives rise to the protein MMALIEYRVENGVAILELSNPPANAYTLESLKQLDEAIIKARFDSSAHVMVLRGAGEKFFSAGADINMLAQETNEFRNHFALYGHETLSRLENTPKLVIAAINGHCVGGGLEIAMACDIRIAKKNAGRTGLAEVNLGVIPGMGGTQRLPRLVGKARAIDLAATGRMIAFEEALEFGLINEIFEGEDFFDQVLDYARQFVAPNKPSKAVGLIKRAIQTGLQGSQWEGLAFERELLAQAFSSTDAAEGLRAYKDKRVAKFEGK
- a CDS encoding Phenylacetic acid catabolic protein; this translates as MGKISTFDDWSDYFRQWQRDIGLDTATFDDYKFEVKFGSVPSDVIEFGDYAGRPKWETVLQIPDQRVRDSLLHLITYQGDTEFASVEQQRRLLNNAPSDYDLQAAVKIMREEMRHGTQMSYLLVKYFGSSGKLEAQKLLERRAFDNTRLLGAFNQDVQDWLDFYCYTELVDRDGKYQLTMLRHSGFKPLAASMTPMLQEEAFHLLTGHSGLTRILQAGKVPIDLIQKHVNKWFSVALDLFGVDASSSASWFYVWGLKGRYDEGKTDAVPDRDQLNDLARQHYRREVTGLIEGLNKWIPENQPKLRLPDAKFNRSIGEYAGKTYGITGEILPKDDYETHVEQVLPNKNDKVRLEAIFKEADWILAPKAVVRPSNEN
- a CDS encoding aldehyde dehydrogenase family protein codes for the protein MAKLFIAGEQRDASDHGTTEIRNPATGELVDRVAAATQVDVDLAIDAAESAFKRWSAVAPSQRAEILYKAAHLLMEREKDLARLLTQEQGKPLREAVLEIRRFAHTLEHYAGLAKTIRGGYVPALDEKRYGMIIKKPIGVCGSIVPWNFPVSLLGNKIGPALVTGNTVVVKPAGSTPLTDIQAVMILHEAGLPPGVLNIVPGPARIVGETLLKDPRVRKIGFTGATSTGRHVMEVAAQTVKRVTLELGGSDPMIVCDDANIDEAVSAASVGRFFNCGQACLAIKRLYLFDKIYDEFVSKLVGKMDKLRVGNGLEQGVIVGPLHTAAQRDEVEEQVKDAVQRGARILAGGKRPQGEAFAKGNFYLPTLLADVEESSRVVQEEVFGPALPIMRVKNFDEAIEKANSSIYGLGSSIWTRDLDKATLAADRLDAGYTWINSPQIIFDELPFGGVKQSGLGKEHGEEALDYYMETKSVVVARGE